The sequence below is a genomic window from Tubulanus polymorphus chromosome 1, tnTubPoly1.2, whole genome shotgun sequence.
CTGTTAAAACGCTTTCTTCCCAAATGAAAAAAGATAAATGAATACTTCTGAAATCTAAATCTGACCAACACAACTGACTGTTCATTATGCTTTCGACAAACCTATCTTGACATAAACATCATAATCACAgctaaaattattttcaaatgaaaagcACCAGTGACCTCTTCACATGGCACAGTGAGCAATGACTAGCCaaaataaaagtataatgTGACTTCTAATGCCCACCACAAGCTCAAGACAAcgaaaaaatctatgcaattATAGGCAGATTTCCGAAATTGTCATTGATTTCATGATTCAACACCAACAGCGGTTCTAGATCTAAATTCCACCACAGTATATACAATATCATGAGTAGCTTTCGTAAGCCTATTGCACCTGGTGATCAGAACAGCAGCATgtatatacacacatacagACACTGTTAACCGATCTTCTAAACTGTTTTTATATAAGCGCTAATGATAACGACAGTTCACCATAACGAGATACACTTTCCGTATCTCAAGAAATACAGATCTTCTTCCATTCATTACACTTGAATCGCAGTATCCAGGAACAACtcttgtattctatttcacgAATATTTCCTCGTAGTAATCAAGTAGAAGCTTCGTAAACGCGTTGATATGACCCATAGCCGTCAATGACGCTTGACTTCGTGGCCAGATTAGATTCGGCCCGAAGACGATCGCCAGGTTTTGAGACGTCATCTTGTTCTTCtcagaattttctttaacctacaaaaaaaaatttatagcAGGGCATAGTGATAAGTTAATGATTATCTATCAATCAATTGAGATATCTCTTACCATTGTTAGAAATGAAATGACGTATTTGAGCACTTCATAGTTATCATCTGGTAGTTCATCAACAATCAACCTTCGAGTTTCTGTGACACGTTTTTTAGGTTCAGAAAATGCTGTAAAACACAGGCCAAATATGCCATATAAATGTTACCACAAATACTTTCCTATACGAATTATATTTCTTCCAGTATCAGCACCAGGAGTTTAGtgattgattttctgattttgcagtaaaatagaatatattcaGGCATCAGGCAGTATTATTAATAATGGTAAACTCACATGGAATTCGTATAACAGCATCGTACAGATCAAACGTCAGGATTGGCTCCGGTAATTCACGAAGGAATGTTTTGAGGATGACAGCAGGTACATGGATGTCATGTTCGCGGAAGTTCACCGGCTCACCTGAAATATCACATTGCAATCAACATGAAATTCAACTCTCTCATATCATAGCGATGATTAGCTGAATATGTACATATACCAACTTACCTGTGTTAAACTTTAACTGCACTGTTTTCACGGTACTTGCATTTGCAGATCTACGAAATATGCCTTCAGTATCAAGACCTAAACATGAATGTGACATAAAATGTTAATTCAAAATGACCAAAACTTCATCTTAAACACGAGCATTCACATATTCatacataaatgaataagagAATATTTTCGCTGATCTTTTGAAATACGTACCATGATCTTTCAGATGTTTTATAGTCATCTGAACAATAGGAGGTATTGGATCATCATTATtgttggcccgaattctgaaatgtgaaaaaaaaaacagctaagATACAATACTACATACAATGGAATGAAATTGGATGAGAGCATAAATCGGCGAAAAGAACTTACACATTTAGCGGCAGTCCAAATTGTTTGTACGCATCATCATAGAACTGACTCGTAGGCTGGGCAGGGGTCACTTTGTTTTTAGTGAGCACATGAACATCATGACTGAAATAGTGATTCAAATAATCTTAACATATATTACTATGATATAACAAATAGCTTTTTTAATTGACTATTTATCTGAATACAATAAATCTACCTTCATACaaacatattattttcttatactatgaaataaacaacagcaattgatgggttcgTAAtgagtatatatgtataaatggTTAACAAAAGCGAGATCAACAGAATTTTTGCAGTTAGTCGTAAAAGGAATGTTTAAACTTAGTATTTGACTAAATAGGAGCAGTTTGGGGTACGAGGGCTTGTCACAGAAATGTACACTGAAAAATATTGGTCAAAAGGATGAATTGACATGGTTAAGCATATTTGAAGTTTGTATTTCTATGACAAGCCCCTGTGACTGGGTGCTGAACACAGCAAGTACTTGACGAATGAACAGTCTAAGGAAAAGCTACAAAATTTAACTGTAGGCAGTCTGAGAGAGGATTTCTACAATCCCTGAAAGATGTAGTAAACATCttgtttttcaagaaaaaacgttaaaaaatatgatgaatttctaaatcttccaatacaatatttaatattCATTCCAATTGTTCAATTCTAAAAACCATACATTTTGCTGCTAATAAACACTCAACTAATCGGCATGTATTATTTACTACCTGTGTGTATAGCTCTATGCTTACCATTGACAGCAGAAACATATCAATTTACATGCACCACACATGGGTACACAATCACCGTTATTTCATGAACAAAAATATTTGCGCCAAAGactttttcaatcattttcacaaGTGGTTAAACTGTTTCCGTACTTCCAATGTTCTAAGAACAGTTCATTATGGATGTCTGTTATTATTTACATGTACTAGTATTGATGATCGTAGATAGTGAAATAAACAGGTATAACGGGTTTATATGCGAACACTTGGTTGCTGTTAGCAACCGATGACATGCCACTATGCCGCCTATACAGAAATCTTATCTCGGTGTCatagattttaattgtcaATAACCTAACCTAAGTTAAGTTTCAGTGATCAGATATTTACACAAGCCTATCCAATAGAAAAACAACTAAGATGTTTGATTGCTATCAACAATACAAATAATACTGCAGAGGCCTGAACACTGAGTAAAAAGTAGGTTAGTTTTCGATAAGAGATATAAAAGTAAAGGGTTGTGCCCTAATCaaaggaaagaaattttcagtcatgttcatattcaaatacaataaaacaaaatagtcAGTTTAATTGAGTTAGCTATAATACATATAAACAGTTTGTAGGCCTAATTAATTCTTAAAGGAAGCactcatttgaaataaaccacCCTTTATTAACTGGAACATGCTAAATAGTTTCACCAATTACCCACTCGACATTACAAATCAGATATTTGGATTTggataaatgaactaataacCAACTCGTTGCCATGTTATGTACAAAACCACAAATGGAAAGAGTCATTTAAAACTGAGCCATGACCACTTCCTTTAGTTTAGAACACCCATGAGAATCAATGAATAATTGAAGACTTGGAGAGATAATTATTCCAATATGGTTAGCGCCTCATGTATTTCAACACGTTTTGTCTTCTATTTTTCATGATGTTTCAACATGCAATAAGATATCATACAATTTTTTCATACAGTGCTTTATACTTATACGCAATGTTAAAAAGGCAGTGTCCATAAAAACGAAATCCACGTAGAAGTTCATGAtacttattttgaaaattcaagcaATTGCACAATGGAGACCAAACATCTTAGTTTAGAGTTAAGAGATTTGAAGCAAGTACTGTATTTTGAGAAGTGACTGGGTTAAAAAAGCTAGGTAGGACTTTCAACAAGAAAGCTTTAAGTAAAATACTGATTCATTTTTATGGACTATTATATATAAGAAcacaaaataaagaaattctttaaattgtttttaaaattgaaaaataaagtggTTAAAATGGCTAATCAACAAGCGCAGGTTATATATGAATGGTCTAAAAACAGTCAACGGTTTTATCAACTGTAATTACTTATTGATTGATCCCCTTGGTCTGTATCTCTGTATGAGAAGCTGATCGTAACTGTAAATTACCAAAAcccaaaaattcgaattgcAAATACATTTGTTcatatgagaaaaaaaaacaaaatcattaatcGATGCTGGCAAGATCTTATAGAAATAACTACAACCATTTCAAACTATTATCGAAATATCGAAGCTTTCAAGCTTATGAAGAAACCTGTAGTATTTCATTGAGTGGAAAATACTTTGCTACTTAGTTGCTAGATAGTTCAAGGGTAGGATATAATTATTACTGGAAACAGGTTCTTTCAAGACCACCCACATAAGTAGGAAATTATTAGTacaaaaatttctttttcaaatccaaaatgaGTCATAGTGGTAGAATGGCGAATTATAGAAGCAATATTTGGGTCACTTCGAGAAAACATACCATATTAAGCAATATCCGCGCGCTAATCCCGTACCTATAAACTTGTCCGGTTTAAAGTGTACATGATACTGAAAGCCATTAGTATCAGTCATCGGGAATCATGAATTCGTGATACTGGTTTACAATAAAACTTATCTACTGACAGTAGTATATTAGACCCATATATCGCCCCTTATCCTATCTACCTCGTAGCATAGCAATTTCACAAAGTCCAACATTATTACGtaattttgttgaataatCGGCACATCTTGACGTAGATGTTCAATCACAAGTCACTCAGGTCAACATTTGTTTCAAGGATTAACAGGACCGAGCGAATTACACAGAAGCATGCATACTTGTATCATGTCAGGCTGCATTTTAAGAAGGTATGTCCACATAATTcagaattttatatatacatatatatcaacAGAGATATATTGTGCTTATCAGCTTTTTGACAAGAATGCATACTTATATAGATCAATACAACAGGCAATGTATCTTAGCGGGCAAAGAATTCTCAAACAAGCTGTATCGAATATGATTGGTAGTATAAGTGATGAATATGCTTACTCTTTCACTCTCTGAGGGATTGGTAACTGTTCAAAATGCATGTGCTCTTGTAACTCGAATAGATAGTTTACGTACATTATCTTCCGGCCAAATTTGACACTGAAAAAttgcaaacaaaatttactaATGCGGTTTTATGGAAACCGAAAAATAAGAGTTCTATTCACAGTAGCTTCTCTTACCTGATTAGAGGCTTAAACAGACCCCATagaaattttataaaatttgtggGATGGACTAGATATAACGCCTTCAAATTTTTCTTGTACCTGAATAATCGAAGTGAAACCAGTTTCAGACATCGACATCCTGACAAAACTCAATTTTCAACAGAAATAATACAGTAACATTTGAGGTGTTCGTCTTTTGGAAACTCTATTCAAAGATTACTTAGTTTAGTGCACATAATACCTCGACACATCCAGAACATAAACAGACTTGATCATTCAGGAATAGCGGTACTCACTTGCGATCAAATTCCCTATATGCCTCCCGTAACCAGCCAAAAGACGGCTTATTTTTACTGTTGAGaccaaaatgaaaatagaccAGTGTGTAGTCATTTTCCACGTACTGGTCCAGAGTATGTTTAAGATATCTATAAGAAAAAATCCATAAATTCAAAAGCTAATCAGAAACAATAATCAAATGATGGCAATATGTTCAGATTAACACTTACTTGAGAAGTCTTTTGTGATCCAGGTCTTTACTGGGCGGCAAACGACACGCGGAAAATACTATAACCTTCCGACCATAATGATCATCACCTGTTCAAAGCCACAGTTCGCAAATATAAGACAAAGCTCAAAGGAATGTCCTATGCAGTTTGGGGATGTATTTGTTACCTGCTACTTGCACTATTCCTAAACGAGCAATATCAGCGAATCCACCATCAATGTCATTTGCAACCTCCTGTAAAACCgcatttcagaaatgaataaTCTCCATAATTGATCTAGAGACAAGACTTTCATGAAATCACGAAACTCACCTGTGAGGGAGAACCTAATTCTTCCTCGAAATCTTCATCGATCAACCCATCTGGAGTTATCGCTCCACTTCGAAAAGGTCCTTTATCACCACCCTCTTGACGCAATTCTGAAagaatcaaatgaaatctatGTACAAGATCGGCAGGAAAACCCAATTTCAAGCGCTTTTTGGTGGTCAAATACATTGATTAGTGGAAGACCAAAACTAAACCATAGAAATTAACTACTTAGCagtaaagaataataaaatcCAATAGGATATGATTTTGAGAGTAGTAACCCTACGTAAACTAGCATTATTCCAAAGTTTTATTCTAGCATAATATGATCCAAATTATATGGGTAAAAAGACAATTAGCCTCATCGCAACACTTTTACCATGTGCATTGGTAAATATGGTCAGATTTCAAATTTACAACTAGCGTTGTGCAGTTATTAGAAGTTAAACAGTTTAGAAGTATGCAACCACAAAGGCGAGAAAGAATACTgttatttcagtgaaatcgaAACAGGATGCTCCCATGACGAAAGTGAATGTTAACAAAATATCACTTTGAAGCAGTATAAGAGCAGAATATCAAATTATGAGGACTTCCATTCtaatgtaaattatatttggtgTTAAAGTGTGATGGTAGTATATTTTCCTCCATGCTAATGCTGCATGCACTTCTTCATGCATTACACGTTATTACTATAATAATCTATCTATGATGTACAGCATTAGAATTAAAGAAAAGGAAAGTTGTTGTATATGTGAAGAAAGAATGTTAACAGCTCAGCACTTGATAGACCATGGACTTtcattttagagtccatggatAGACCAAGCGCATTCATTCTAGTAACTTTCAGAAGAGCATGTCTTgttatgaataataatatgCACATATGGTTAATCGTTAATGTGTGTTTTGATTGATGTGATTATAAATACACTTCTGACACCTATAAAGTAAAGCATTGCAAGATACGAAACAAAATACCAAATTGTCCAGAACGACGATGAAACCCAACCAAAACTGGAACAGAAAGCCAAATTTACATCATGCACCGATAAACCTTATATTTAGTAAAAGTGAAGATAGATTTACAGGAAAATAAAGaggagcaattgaaactgatGGAAGAGTAGATGAATATAAagtgataaaacaaaaatgccAGTAGACACCTCCTTATTTTATGCTGACCAACTTAGaattttcttcaaatgattGACATTACCATTATTGTTAAGATAATAAGAAACTACATAGCACAGAGTCTACTATAGTGACATGTCCATGTAGGAGAACAAAATGCATCacacaaataataatttttatatacGTTCATGTCTACCTACAGGTATGATGTGTTTTTACGATGGGAATAACTAAAAGGTTATCTATGTTTGTCTGGTTTTGCTATAGTGCGGGAATGAACTAAAGAAAGATGGGTGCTGAACACGTTCAAGGCAAACCTGGTGCTAAGTGAAACAAATAGAGGTCATCCACTTATTAAATACATAGGCCCCCCTACAATTTCCTCAACTTTCCACTCCCTCCGAAAGAATAGAGGCCTATACAGGCTTAtctaataaatggatgatccCATAGAGATACAACACGCTGACAAAAAGCTCTGTTGGGATTCAGCcaaatatttctaatgattgCCAAGTGTAAATCAAGTGGTTATAGACAAAATACACTGCTCAAAAGCACAGTATCAGACACCAAACagtaaaatcatttctatTAAACTAAGATATGTAACGTTAAGATAAACGTCAAATTCATTATACAGTGTTGAATAGAATTTGAATGATGTTCTacattttagtttcaatagaaataaatttttcaaacgaaTTTACGAGAAGAGCCGTTATGTACCAAATGATCCTGAAGAtgcaaaaataagaaaaatcaTAACATACATTTGTATTCTTATGGTCTAGAAACTAAAAGGATTAACCTATAATCTACTTACAACaaaaatctaatgaaattgaaaattcttaaCTCAATACGGAACAGTAGGGTAATGAAATAGTAAAAGTATTTCAAATCTGATTTAGCGAACATtgataagaatcattttcaaaGGGTCATCTCAcagtttgttttcttttaaGAAATCATGTAGATAATGCAGCTTGAAGCAACTACAGCACAAAAGAGGACATACAACAATTCCTTTAAACCCAAAAGAACTGATGGAAAGAGAGCAAATTGTGAAGCATTAAGGGGAGTTAACTACTAAATCTGCAGTTTTAACCATCGGGGTGAGggtgaaatgttgaaatttttattgtatttaGAGGTCCCACTAAATGCAAAATGATACCAAAGGCCAGTTAgtagaaaaatatatcaatacacCCATGCTTAATCCCATATTCTTCTAAGATGGCCTCCAAAAAAATGCAGTTACAATTTCCTTTTAGGATGTTTTCAGGGACCAATATCTGACAACATGCGACATTAAATGTTTAACGGATGAAGATTATTTTCCAAACTGCTGACACCACAAAAAGAAAGCGCTTGCGCGTCTTTGTTAAAAAGTGCTAAGTACCTTCTTCATCTGCTTCCAGTTCTGcaacaaatatatacaaactcatattgaatgaaataaacaactcaAACATAGGAAACTACtgaatagatagatagatagagatAGAATGATACGATTAGTTCTCATTTCATGCACTACACTAGCCTTTTAATAATGAATGATAGTATTGTGCAAGCGTATCATAAAAACACTATTCTTAAAGAACATTAATCAATGAATGCATTGAAAGCTGAACATGATTTCATGATTAGTCAAGAGACACCTATCAACTagtaaatcatattttctcatAATTGAGATTCCATC
It includes:
- the LOC141901466 gene encoding rho GTPase-activating protein 8-like isoform X2, producing MAGNEEHPLIDDGTDERLEERYIPEVPKDSSDGDSDFEPELAGMEEPELEFDETGLELAAERELEADEEELRQEGGDKGPFRSGAITPDGLIDEDFEEELGSPSQEVANDIDGGFADIARLGIVQVAGDDHYGRKVIVFSACRLPPSKDLDHKRLLKYLKHTLDQYVENDYTLVYFHFGLNSKNKPSFGWLREAYREFDRKYKKNLKALYLVHPTNFIKFLWGLFKPLISVKFGRKIMYVNYLFELQEHMHFEQLPIPQRVKDYDQLLIQRYRPRGSINNHDVHVLTKNKVTPAQPTSQFYDDAYKQFGLPLNVIRANNNDDPIPPIVQMTIKHLKDHGLDTEGIFRRSANASTVKTVQLKFNTGEPVNFREHDIHVPAVILKTFLRELPEPILTFDLYDAVIRIPSFSEPKKRVTETRRLIVDELPDDNYEVLKYVISFLTMVKENSEKNKMTSQNLAIVFGPNLIWPRSQASLTAMGHINAFTKLLLDYYEEIFVK
- the LOC141901466 gene encoding rho GTPase-activating protein 8-like isoform X3; protein product: MAGNEEHPLIDDGTDERLEERYIPEVPKDSSDGDSDFEPELAGMEEPELEFDETGLELAAERELRQEGGDKGPFRSGAITPDGLIDEDFEEELGSPSQEVANDIDGGFADIARLGIVQVAGDDHYGRKVIVFSACRLPPSKDLDHKRLLKYLKHTLDQYVENDYTLVYFHFGLNSKNKPSFGWLREAYREFDRKYKKNLKALYLVHPTNFIKFLWGLFKPLISVKFGRKIMYVNYLFELQEHMHFEQLPIPQRVKDYDQLLIQRYRPRGSINNHDVHVLTKNKVTPAQPTSQFYDDAYKQFGLPLNVIRANNNDDPIPPIVQMTIKHLKDHGLDTEGIFRRSANASTVKTVQLKFNTGEPVNFREHDIHVPAVILKTFLRELPEPILTFDLYDAVIRIPSFSEPKKRVTETRRLIVDELPDDNYEVLKYVISFLTMVKENSEKNKMTSQNLAIVFGPNLIWPRSQASLTAMGHINAFTKLLLDYYEEIFVK
- the LOC141901466 gene encoding rho GTPase-activating protein 8-like isoform X1, translating into MAGNEEHPLIDDGTDERLEERYIPEVPKDSSDGDSDFEPELAGMEEPELEFDETGLELAAERELEADEEVLVGFHRRSGQFELRQEGGDKGPFRSGAITPDGLIDEDFEEELGSPSQEVANDIDGGFADIARLGIVQVAGDDHYGRKVIVFSACRLPPSKDLDHKRLLKYLKHTLDQYVENDYTLVYFHFGLNSKNKPSFGWLREAYREFDRKYKKNLKALYLVHPTNFIKFLWGLFKPLISVKFGRKIMYVNYLFELQEHMHFEQLPIPQRVKDYDQLLIQRYRPRGSINNHDVHVLTKNKVTPAQPTSQFYDDAYKQFGLPLNVIRANNNDDPIPPIVQMTIKHLKDHGLDTEGIFRRSANASTVKTVQLKFNTGEPVNFREHDIHVPAVILKTFLRELPEPILTFDLYDAVIRIPSFSEPKKRVTETRRLIVDELPDDNYEVLKYVISFLTMVKENSEKNKMTSQNLAIVFGPNLIWPRSQASLTAMGHINAFTKLLLDYYEEIFVK